From a single Solanum dulcamara chromosome 4, daSolDulc1.2, whole genome shotgun sequence genomic region:
- the LOC129886932 gene encoding uncharacterized protein LOC129886932, which translates to MWRFKPFMPKEQTGLEGRSIDIGNLKVHVRTAIAEGGFSCVYLARDMLHGSKQYALKHMIVNDEESLDIVLKEISVMKSLKGHPHIVTLHAHTILDMGRTKEALLVMEYCEQSLVSVLENRGAGFFEEKQVLLIFRDVCNAVFAMHCQSPPIAHRDLKAENLLLGADGLWKLCDFGSTSTNHKRFEKPEEMGIEEDNIRKHTTPAYRAPEMWDLYRRELINEKVDIWALGCLLFRICYFKSAFDGESKLQVLNGNYRIPELPKYSTSIIDLIRDMLQSSPDARPDITQVWFRVNGLLPDELQKSLPERPPEMQQQGIDGHEGFSRAAGKTSPMPSRNPPPPPSSAEPNHNASPASHNSKAGGATGPIGAFWNTQHATIASVSEETTRPKFDEEIRHSSSIHDKSHPNKVPVSNRTSPSKEEILSSHPMQNNVRPKPANRAGEATSRDFEINFLQDDSGHSVGNNKSSKLEGPTAPQGETFNAFVAEFYTNKPSPGNNTKQPEKKELLEAEVEKLKQQLSRANMEKSEITSKYEKLSAICRSQRQELQELKQALAASTPSPTRDNTRDQAFPGSQPSSIPPKKDNTEGTVWELQQGLFGQSHVSSDSKPWQAFADDAKQQATPVTANPRSVRTKNGHQNRETSETTASAFGTDSFRAVPASSSQMKATFLESKNSQRFGEPKNIDSKSASQPAGWAGF; encoded by the exons ATGTGGAGATTCAAACCTTTTATGCCCAAGGAACAGACTGGGCTTGAAGGTCGCAGCATTGATATTGGCAATCTCAAAGTTCACGTGCGCACTGCTATTGCAGAGGGCGGATTCTCTTGTGTTTATTTAGCCCGAGATATGTTACATGGTTCAAAGCAGTATGCATTAAAGCATATGATTGTTAATGATGAAGAGTCACTTGATATAGTATTGAAAGAGATTTCAGTGATGAAATCGCTCAAGGGTCATCCTCACATTGTTACACTTCACGCGCATACCATCTTGGATATGGGTCGTACAAAGGAAGCTCTCCTTGTCATGGAATATTGTGAACAATCCTTGGTTAGTGTCCTTGAGAACCGAGGTGCTGGCTTCTTTGAGGAGAAACAGGTCCTCTTAATATTCAGGGATGTGTGCAATGCAGTCTTTGCTATGCACTGCCAATCCCCACCCATAGCTCATAG AGATTTAAAGGCTGAAAATCTTTTGCTGGGTGCTGATGGATTGTGGAAGTTGTGTGATTTTGGTAGTACTTCAACCAACCACAAACGTTTTGAGAAACCTGAGGAAATGGGAATTGAGGAGGACAATATAAGGAAACACACGACACCTGCATACAGAGCTCCTGAG ATGTGGGATTTGTATCGAAGAGAACTCATAAATGAGAAGGTAGACATATGG GCCCTTGGCTGTTTACTCTTTCGGATATGCTACTTCAAGTCCGCATTTGATGGTGAATCAAAACTTCAAGTTTTAAATGGCAATTACCGGATTCCAGAATTACCAAAATACAGCACTTCCATCATTGACCTAATAAGAGATATGCTTCAGTCGTCACCTGATGCCAGACCAGATATCACGCAG GTGTGGTTCCGTGTTAATGGTCTGTTGCCCGATGAGCTTCAAAAGTCGTTACCCGAAAGACCCCCTGAAATGCAGCAACAGGGTATTGATGGGCATGAAG GATTTTCAAGAGCTGCAGGTAAGACTAGTCCAATGCCTAGCAGAAATCCTCCACCACCTCCTTCGTCTGCTGAACCTAATCATAATGCATCGCCTGCATCACATAATTCAAAAGCTGGTGGAGCTACTGGTCCAATTGGTGCATTCTGGAATACTCAGCATGCAACAATTGCCTCTGTATCAGAGGAGACAACCAGACCCAAATTTGACGAAGAGATAAGGCACAGTTCCTCAATCCATGACAAGAGTCATCCCAATAAGGTTCCTGTTTCTAATAGAACTAGCCCTTCGAAAGAGGAAATTCTCAGCTCCCATCCTATGCAAAATAACGTGCGACCAAAACCAGCCAATAGAGCGGGGGAAGCCACATCAAGGGATTTTGAAATAAACTTTCTCCAGGATGATTCAGGTCACAGTGTTGGGAATAATAAATCGTCAAAGTTAGAGGGGCCAACTGCCCCACAAGGTGAAACATTCAATGCTTTTGTTGCAGAATTCTATACCAATAAACCAAGCCCTGGAAATAACACTAAACAACCAGAGAAGAAAGAGCTCTTGGAAGCTGAGGTTGAGAAGCTGAAGCAACAGCTGTCACGAGCCAACATGGAGAAGTCTGAAATAACATCTAAATATGAAAAGCTATCTGCAATATGCCGATCACAGCGACAGGAGTTACAGGAGCTTAAACAAGCTCTTGCTGCCAGCACTCCATCACCAACTCGAGATAACACGAGAGACCAAGCTTTTCCTGGAAGTCAACCATCCAGTATTCCACCG AAAAAAGACAACACTGAAGGAACAGTTTGGGAACTTCAGCAAGGATTATTTGGCCAGAGTCACGTGAGCTCAGATTCTAAGCCCTGGCAAGCATTTGCTGATGATGCAAAGCAACAAGCTACTCCAGTCACTGCTAATCCTAGATCTGTCAGGACAAAAAATGGCCACCAGAACAGAGAGA